A window from Tautonia rosea encodes these proteins:
- a CDS encoding DUF1592 domain-containing protein, protein MMPNDRRRLLASLGAIMVGMFHPPSFALGAVADDTFRQQVLPLLEQYCIDCHAEVYAEAGIVLDRFDDGTAAAKDGETWLRVLDALEGRIMPPVDLPQPSLEELDAMIEWIEQDVLASRPDGMRPPPVVLRRLNRQEYDNTIRDLLGVNLRLSEAFPPDEIGFGFDNVGSALNVSPIHIEKYLDAAERALDEAIVLPDVEGFAPAELIGLRTYPLPMDEPVEFEHALKPGRYLVDFSLVRVRIADSVPPPLLVIGLGAAERRVEAVQVQDETVVYRLWLTVAEGDSLAHVALASGQSEAEVLGPDVVTAIAGGDQRYGDARGLHVDSMVVRGPLPVEPEGLPESHRRLLSCTPRCAHHSTMDCARQAIALFAERAFRRPVRPGEEERLLEMYRLAYDRGESHERALQVAMTTALVSPQFLYLVEPEESLEDRPLDAFELANRLSYFLWSSMPDDELFRAAREDTLRNDLSRHVDRMLDDPRSEAFVANFVGQWLQLRTLAGASRDESLFPEFDDALRNAMREETEHYFASILRENRSILELLDSDYTFVNEDLARHYGIEGISGAEFQRVALRDRNRGGILTQASVLTLTSNPNRTSPVKRGQWILQQILGTPPPPPPPGVPELDENPQAAEDASLRERLELHRTNPECASCHRQMDPLGFALENYDAIGRWRSTDGEFLIDPSGELPGGITFADAGELKRVLTSTSTKKFARTLVENMMTYGLGRGLLPDDYPEVEAIRERLVADDYRIRAIILGIVESRAFQYRGVAE, encoded by the coding sequence ATGATGCCGAACGACCGGAGACGTCTGCTTGCCTCACTTGGTGCGATCATGGTGGGGATGTTCCATCCTCCCTCTTTCGCCCTTGGGGCGGTGGCGGACGACACCTTTCGCCAGCAAGTACTCCCTCTGCTTGAGCAATACTGCATCGACTGCCACGCAGAAGTCTATGCAGAAGCGGGGATCGTCCTGGACCGGTTCGACGATGGCACTGCTGCTGCCAAGGACGGTGAGACCTGGCTCCGTGTGCTTGATGCGCTGGAAGGCCGCATCATGCCGCCGGTCGACCTGCCGCAACCGTCGCTCGAAGAACTTGATGCAATGATCGAGTGGATTGAGCAGGACGTTCTGGCCTCTCGTCCCGATGGTATGCGTCCACCTCCGGTTGTTCTCCGCAGATTGAACCGGCAAGAGTACGACAACACGATCCGTGACCTTCTTGGTGTGAACCTTCGCCTCTCAGAGGCGTTCCCTCCGGACGAGATTGGGTTCGGGTTCGATAACGTCGGCTCGGCTCTGAATGTTTCGCCGATTCACATTGAAAAATACCTGGATGCTGCCGAGCGGGCTCTGGACGAGGCAATCGTTCTGCCCGATGTGGAGGGGTTTGCCCCCGCCGAACTCATCGGCCTGCGAACGTATCCGCTTCCGATGGACGAGCCGGTCGAATTTGAACACGCCCTGAAGCCTGGCCGCTATCTGGTGGATTTCAGCCTCGTGAGAGTTCGGATCGCTGACTCCGTGCCTCCCCCCTTGCTCGTCATTGGTCTGGGTGCGGCCGAACGTCGGGTTGAAGCGGTGCAGGTGCAAGACGAAACGGTCGTCTATCGGCTTTGGTTGACCGTCGCCGAAGGTGATTCCCTGGCTCATGTCGCATTGGCTTCGGGCCAGAGCGAGGCCGAAGTCCTCGGACCCGATGTTGTCACCGCCATTGCGGGCGGAGACCAGCGGTATGGCGATGCCCGCGGTTTGCACGTCGATTCAATGGTTGTCCGAGGTCCCCTCCCGGTCGAGCCGGAGGGGCTCCCCGAATCGCACCGTCGACTCCTTTCTTGCACTCCTCGCTGTGCACATCATTCAACGATGGATTGTGCCCGACAAGCGATCGCTCTGTTTGCCGAACGGGCCTTCCGGCGTCCGGTCCGACCCGGCGAGGAGGAGCGGCTTCTTGAGATGTATCGTTTGGCCTACGACCGCGGCGAGAGCCACGAACGCGCCCTTCAAGTCGCAATGACAACGGCTCTTGTGTCCCCCCAATTCCTCTACCTCGTCGAGCCGGAAGAGTCGCTCGAAGATCGACCGCTCGACGCCTTCGAACTGGCCAATCGACTCTCCTACTTCCTCTGGAGCAGCATGCCTGATGACGAGCTCTTTCGCGCTGCCCGAGAGGACACGCTTCGCAACGATCTGTCTCGACATGTCGATCGGATGCTCGACGATCCTCGATCCGAGGCGTTTGTCGCGAACTTCGTGGGACAATGGTTGCAGCTTCGAACACTCGCGGGAGCTTCTCGGGACGAATCGCTCTTTCCCGAGTTCGACGACGCCTTACGCAACGCGATGCGAGAAGAGACGGAGCATTATTTCGCCTCAATCCTTCGAGAAAATCGCAGCATCCTCGAATTGCTCGACTCAGACTACACCTTCGTCAACGAAGACCTGGCGCGCCACTACGGAATCGAGGGAATTTCGGGTGCGGAGTTTCAGCGGGTTGCGCTTAGGGACCGCAATCGGGGTGGGATCTTGACGCAGGCGAGTGTTCTGACACTGACCTCGAATCCGAATCGGACCTCCCCGGTCAAGCGGGGTCAGTGGATTCTGCAACAGATCCTCGGAACACCTCCCCCGCCCCCTCCTCCCGGCGTGCCTGAGCTGGATGAAAATCCTCAGGCGGCCGAGGATGCTTCGCTTCGCGAACGTCTGGAACTTCACCGGACGAATCCTGAGTGTGCGTCGTGCCATCGTCAGATGGATCCCCTTGGCTTTGCCCTGGAGAACTACGACGCAATCGGTCGCTGGAGGTCCACGGACGGCGAATTCCTGATTGATCCCTCGGGAGAGTTGCCTGGAGGGATAACCTTTGCGGACGCCGGAGAACTGAAGCGAGTGCTCACCTCCACCTCGACCAAAAAGTTCGCCAGGACGCTTGTCGAGAACATGATGACCTATGGCCTCGGCCGTGGCCTCTTGCCCGACGATTATCCCGAAGTCGAAGCGATTCGGGAGCGACTTGTCGCCGACGACTACCGGATTCGCGCGATCATTCTCGGAATCGTCGAAAGCCGGGCCTTCCAGTACCGAGGTGTCGCCGAATAA
- a CDS encoding DUF1552 domain-containing protein translates to MAIPMDRRTMLRGMGAALALPWMESLPAVASLASLVKDGPPVRMCYWYVPNGVHLPAWFPERPGTLVNLPETLQPLSFARQYLNCFHGLTHNTALTNGDDEGCGHGQGAASFLTGAQAYKSQDAVRVDISADQLYARHVGNQTRLPSLELGCEAARSGNAFGYSGTYKTHISWRTSTSPAPYELNPKLVFDRLFTDGSERLTRSTVADRDFYRRSILDYALDDARRVRNRVSSADRLKLDQYLTGVREVERRIQNASSADLSGTDFERPSGIPSDFDEHLRLMCDLMVLAFQTDSTRASTFMVTKEATDRNYPWLGFTDGHHELSHHGNDEEKHRKLREIDRYHISILAYMIEKMMDVEESDGSNLLDNSMILFGSGISDGDRHDHVNLPVIVLGKGGGALRTGQYLKCRPETPMSNLLLSMLQGAGVPVDRFGDSTEPLPGLLA, encoded by the coding sequence ATGGCGATTCCGATGGACCGACGGACGATGCTCAGAGGGATGGGGGCAGCACTTGCCCTGCCCTGGATGGAGAGCCTTCCCGCCGTCGCAAGCTTGGCCAGCCTGGTGAAGGATGGACCTCCCGTCCGGATGTGCTACTGGTACGTCCCCAATGGGGTGCATCTGCCGGCCTGGTTCCCGGAGCGGCCAGGGACCCTGGTCAATCTTCCTGAAACGCTCCAGCCGCTCTCATTCGCTCGCCAGTATCTCAACTGTTTCCACGGTCTGACGCATAATACGGCGCTGACCAACGGCGACGACGAGGGGTGCGGCCACGGCCAGGGTGCCGCGAGTTTTCTCACGGGAGCCCAGGCGTACAAGTCCCAGGATGCCGTTCGTGTCGATATCTCGGCGGATCAACTCTACGCTAGGCACGTCGGCAACCAGACTCGCCTGCCTAGCCTCGAACTCGGCTGTGAAGCCGCCCGGTCGGGCAATGCCTTCGGATATAGTGGAACCTACAAGACCCATATCTCCTGGCGCACCTCAACCTCGCCCGCTCCTTACGAACTCAATCCGAAACTCGTGTTCGACCGCCTGTTCACTGACGGTAGTGAACGCCTGACCCGATCGACCGTTGCCGATCGCGATTTCTACCGCCGGAGCATCCTCGACTACGCGCTTGACGACGCCCGTCGGGTTCGCAATCGGGTCTCCTCGGCCGACCGCCTCAAGCTCGATCAGTACCTCACGGGCGTTCGAGAGGTTGAGCGGCGGATCCAGAACGCCTCCTCGGCAGATCTTTCCGGTACTGACTTCGAGCGGCCCTCGGGCATTCCGAGCGACTTCGACGAACACCTCCGCCTGATGTGCGACCTCATGGTCCTGGCCTTCCAGACCGATAGCACCCGCGCTTCAACCTTCATGGTCACGAAGGAGGCGACCGATCGGAACTATCCCTGGCTTGGTTTCACCGACGGGCACCACGAGCTTTCGCACCACGGCAACGACGAGGAAAAGCACCGGAAGCTCCGGGAAATCGACCGCTATCACATCTCGATCCTTGCCTACATGATCGAGAAGATGATGGACGTCGAAGAGTCCGACGGCTCGAACTTGCTCGATAATTCGATGATTCTCTTCGGAAGCGGGATTAGCGATGGCGACCGCCACGACCACGTCAACTTGCCCGTCATCGTGCTGGGCAAAGGGGGCGGGGCGCTCCGTACTGGCCAGTACCTGAAGTGCCGCCCTGAGACGCCCATGTCCAACCTCTTGCTTTCGATGCTCCAGGGAGCCGGCGTGCCGGTCGATCGTTTCGGCGATAGCACCGAGCCGCTGCCAGGACTGTTGGCCTGA
- a CDS encoding HEAT repeat domain-containing protein, translating to MRARFWMTLYTVVASSVIGTTSPASVQERPTADRVNSWIAGLNDPNVEVRRASAIAIREADPETRLVALPAMINVLMEEKDGQVRLPVFDAVTDLGPDAAPAVPALLHALHTPFGDRRMEQTHQDFRAALALASVGKAAVEGLRETLSDRRENVRAEAVMALGRIGPDASAAIADLIALLGDPSDRIGHEVSVALGSIGPEAVGPLIAAAEHADTVVRARSVEALGHSTAISSGGRVLEVLLLRADDPAAEVRARAVEALGGSPADGSALADVLGRSLRDEQDEVRGAAVHLLSSRPELLRQLIPLFDSLLSDANEGIAWHAAFLLHLLGPEAAPTLLNALGRETSQVDQIAKALGLIGRPIGGLLMEATENPNPRTRRGAALALGRLRPPAPGSVSRLMAGLDDPDPEVRTAFLHAIGELGPRGVDALPAVRSLLRDESVAIRLEAIAVVHRLAPKDDRLPGELASILNDDDPRVQQSAIEILRSLGPASRPALPKVIEKLQGPDPKVRIAAAELIAAHGPAASEAVPALGAMLEDPNSELRVIAAQTLATLGSAAQPMAALLIPMLDDTNARAREAAVLAVGSLELDADTLRPHLVRTLRDEDADVRDATRRAIQRLGPEGALFVPDLISLAALESDRRSVERSLRRFERTGPLEGSIPELIDLLEHQEEAVRLLAIKFLGLGGVASREAIPSLERLRDDPSPEVREQVEAVLGQITPEP from the coding sequence GTGCGTGCTCGATTCTGGATGACGCTCTACACAGTCGTCGCCTCAAGTGTGATCGGCACGACCTCCCCGGCTTCGGTTCAGGAGCGCCCCACCGCCGACCGTGTGAATTCCTGGATTGCGGGACTCAACGATCCCAATGTCGAGGTGCGACGGGCCTCGGCCATTGCTATCCGCGAAGCCGATCCTGAAACCCGACTGGTCGCCTTGCCGGCGATGATCAATGTCCTGATGGAGGAAAAGGACGGCCAGGTGCGACTCCCCGTCTTCGACGCCGTGACCGATCTGGGTCCTGACGCCGCTCCTGCCGTGCCCGCTCTGCTCCATGCGCTGCACACTCCGTTCGGTGATCGTAGGATGGAACAGACGCACCAGGATTTCCGAGCCGCCCTTGCCTTGGCGAGCGTCGGAAAGGCGGCGGTCGAGGGGCTTCGCGAAACTCTGAGCGATCGCAGGGAGAATGTTCGAGCAGAAGCTGTGATGGCCCTTGGCCGGATCGGCCCCGATGCCTCCGCCGCGATCGCTGACCTGATCGCGTTACTCGGGGACCCCAGCGACCGAATCGGACACGAGGTCTCGGTTGCCCTCGGCAGCATCGGCCCGGAGGCCGTCGGGCCCTTGATCGCTGCGGCCGAGCATGCCGACACCGTCGTTCGTGCCCGATCGGTCGAGGCCCTTGGACACTCGACTGCGATTTCCTCCGGAGGTCGGGTACTTGAGGTCCTCCTTCTTCGGGCCGACGATCCGGCCGCTGAGGTTCGTGCTCGGGCAGTTGAGGCCCTTGGCGGATCTCCTGCGGACGGCTCAGCCCTGGCGGATGTTCTCGGTCGTAGCCTTCGGGACGAACAGGATGAGGTTCGGGGCGCGGCGGTCCATCTGCTTTCCAGTCGGCCAGAATTGCTCCGGCAACTCATTCCGCTTTTTGATTCTCTGCTCTCGGACGCCAATGAAGGAATCGCATGGCATGCGGCGTTTCTCCTGCACCTTCTCGGCCCTGAGGCGGCTCCGACACTGCTTAACGCTCTGGGACGTGAGACGAGTCAGGTCGATCAAATCGCCAAGGCTCTGGGCTTGATCGGTCGCCCGATCGGCGGGCTACTCATGGAAGCGACCGAGAATCCGAACCCTCGAACCCGTCGAGGCGCGGCCCTGGCCCTGGGCCGGCTCCGGCCTCCAGCCCCTGGCTCTGTGTCAAGGCTAATGGCAGGCCTGGACGACCCCGATCCCGAGGTCCGTACGGCGTTTCTCCATGCCATCGGAGAGCTTGGTCCGAGAGGCGTTGACGCGCTCCCCGCCGTTCGCAGCTTGCTTCGTGACGAATCCGTGGCGATCCGACTCGAAGCCATCGCGGTCGTGCATCGTCTCGCTCCGAAAGACGATCGACTGCCTGGCGAACTGGCATCGATCCTCAATGATGACGATCCTCGGGTCCAACAATCGGCCATTGAGATCCTCCGATCACTCGGCCCTGCAAGCCGCCCTGCCCTGCCCAAAGTGATTGAGAAGCTTCAAGGCCCGGACCCCAAGGTCCGCATCGCAGCGGCGGAGCTGATCGCCGCTCACGGCCCGGCCGCGTCCGAGGCGGTGCCCGCGCTCGGAGCAATGCTCGAAGATCCGAACTCGGAACTCCGAGTTATTGCCGCGCAGACCTTGGCGACGCTGGGCTCAGCGGCACAGCCGATGGCGGCTCTCTTGATTCCCATGCTGGATGACACGAATGCCAGGGCCCGAGAGGCGGCGGTTCTGGCCGTTGGAAGCCTGGAGCTCGATGCGGACACCCTTCGGCCGCATCTCGTCAGAACCCTCCGCGATGAGGATGCTGATGTCCGCGATGCTACCCGTCGCGCGATTCAGCGACTCGGTCCGGAAGGCGCGCTCTTTGTCCCTGATCTCATCTCGCTCGCCGCACTCGAATCGGATCGCCGATCTGTCGAACGCTCACTCCGACGATTCGAACGAACAGGGCCACTGGAAGGTTCGATCCCCGAACTGATCGATCTCCTGGAGCATCAGGAGGAAGCCGTCCGCCTCCTGGCGATCAAGTTCCTGGGCCTTGGAGGCGTTGCCTCCAGAGAGGCGATCCCTTCTCTAGAACGATTGCGAGACGACCCCAGCCCCGAGGTCCGTGAGCAGGTCGAAGCCGTCCTTGGTCAGATCACCCCTGAACCCTGA
- a CDS encoding dipeptidase, with the protein MRLHAESLVFDAYGFAPRAAIDGEAVRAAVEAGASDIEVQDLMEEMSMTHPVINPNKQADFEAAWKASGVTCIFQNAGEEGQDPLRLIKRLARFTYLTDMLPETLRRTASPEDIVAAKEQGKHCLYLTGNGVPLTQQWVSVQDELRYVRIFFQLGIRMMHLTYNRRNLIGDGCAEPSNAGLSDFGRAVVAEMNRLGIIPDVAHSGWQTSLEAAQVSDCPVVASHTTCQALHNHIRSKPDNVIRAIVDTGGYIGICCIPRFLGGKGDITAFLDHVDYAVRRFGSDHVAIGTDVAYTSRASAAENRKIPSSGRRRDRWEALWPDDPFVTTPEAIESLSWTNWPLFTVGLVQRGHSDDDIRKILGGNVLRVVREVFKPSFNKPENRG; encoded by the coding sequence TTGAGACTTCACGCTGAATCGCTCGTCTTCGATGCCTACGGCTTCGCACCCCGTGCTGCCATCGACGGCGAGGCCGTCCGAGCCGCAGTCGAGGCCGGTGCCTCGGACATCGAGGTGCAGGATCTCATGGAAGAGATGTCCATGACCCACCCTGTGATCAACCCGAACAAACAGGCTGACTTCGAAGCTGCCTGGAAGGCCTCGGGTGTTACCTGCATCTTCCAGAACGCCGGAGAGGAAGGACAAGACCCACTTCGCCTCATAAAGCGACTTGCCCGCTTCACCTACCTGACCGACATGCTCCCCGAGACGCTCCGACGCACAGCCTCCCCCGAGGACATCGTCGCTGCCAAGGAGCAAGGGAAACACTGTCTTTACCTGACAGGCAACGGCGTCCCTCTCACACAGCAGTGGGTTTCGGTCCAGGACGAGCTGAGATATGTCCGAATCTTTTTTCAGCTCGGCATACGGATGATGCATCTGACGTACAATCGCCGCAACTTGATCGGCGATGGATGCGCCGAACCGTCCAACGCCGGCCTCAGCGATTTCGGGCGGGCCGTCGTTGCCGAGATGAACCGCCTGGGAATCATCCCCGATGTTGCCCACAGTGGTTGGCAGACCAGTCTGGAGGCGGCGCAGGTCTCAGATTGTCCGGTTGTGGCGAGCCATACCACGTGTCAAGCATTGCACAACCATATTCGATCGAAGCCCGACAACGTGATCCGAGCGATCGTCGACACCGGCGGCTACATTGGGATCTGCTGCATTCCCCGATTTCTGGGTGGCAAGGGAGACATCACCGCCTTTCTCGATCACGTCGACTACGCCGTTCGGCGCTTCGGTTCGGACCATGTGGCCATCGGCACCGATGTCGCCTACACCTCGCGAGCCTCAGCGGCCGAAAACCGCAAAATCCCATCAAGCGGTCGTCGCCGCGACCGTTGGGAAGCTCTTTGGCCCGACGATCCCTTCGTGACCACTCCCGAAGCGATCGAGAGCCTCTCCTGGACCAACTGGCCGCTCTTCACGGTTGGTCTGGTTCAGCGTGGTCATTCGGACGACGACATTCGCAAGATTCTCGGCGGCAACGTTCTCCGAGTGGTGCGCGAGGTGTTCAAGCCCTCGTTCAACAAACCTGAAAACAGAGGCTGA
- a CDS encoding IS630 family transposase has product MESSDVVSRSWREWRRLRAVQLKQEGWYQRNIAEALGIAEATVSRWLARADEDGIESLMAHPGQGHPSDLSPAQRDLIPELLWHGPEAYGFRGQVWTCARVAKVIELEFGVAYHKGHVSRLLKELHWTPQTPIRRAIQRDEAAIEHWRCGVWPELLKQSRRERRVLVFVDESGFYLLPGVVKSYSPEGQTPVLREKLTRDHLSVMAGMTPQGKLYTLARQESLSGLHSIEFLVHLGRVAGRRLLVIWDGSPIHRRAEVTQFVSETRDAVRLEVLPGYAPDLNPWDEGGWHHLKHVEMRNLVCRDLEELHEQFHCAIGRVRHKPQLIRSFFAQAGLAIEKV; this is encoded by the coding sequence ATGGAATCCAGCGACGTCGTGTCTCGAAGTTGGCGTGAATGGCGGAGGTTGCGGGCCGTGCAACTGAAGCAAGAAGGCTGGTATCAGCGGAACATCGCCGAAGCCCTCGGCATCGCCGAGGCGACGGTGAGCCGGTGGCTGGCCCGCGCCGATGAAGATGGCATCGAGTCCCTCATGGCTCATCCGGGGCAGGGTCATCCCTCGGATCTCTCGCCGGCGCAGCGGGATCTGATCCCCGAACTCCTCTGGCATGGACCGGAAGCGTACGGGTTCCGGGGCCAGGTCTGGACCTGCGCCCGAGTGGCAAAGGTGATCGAATTGGAATTCGGAGTCGCTTATCACAAGGGGCACGTCTCCCGCCTGCTCAAGGAGTTGCACTGGACACCTCAGACGCCGATTCGCAGGGCCATCCAACGTGATGAGGCCGCCATCGAGCATTGGCGGTGCGGGGTTTGGCCGGAGCTGCTGAAGCAGTCTCGAAGAGAGCGCCGAGTGCTGGTTTTCGTGGACGAATCCGGGTTCTATCTCTTGCCCGGCGTGGTCAAGTCCTATTCCCCCGAGGGCCAGACGCCGGTCCTCCGGGAAAAACTGACGCGTGATCACCTCTCGGTCATGGCCGGCATGACGCCGCAGGGCAAGCTCTATACCCTGGCGCGGCAAGAGTCGCTTTCCGGGTTGCACAGCATCGAATTCCTCGTGCATCTGGGACGCGTGGCCGGGAGGCGACTGCTAGTGATCTGGGATGGATCTCCGATCCATCGCCGAGCCGAGGTGACGCAGTTCGTCTCGGAGACGCGCGATGCGGTTCGGCTGGAGGTCCTGCCGGGCTATGCCCCTGACCTCAACCCGTGGGATGAAGGGGGATGGCACCACCTCAAGCACGTGGAGATGAGGAACCTGGTCTGCCGAGACTTGGAGGAGTTGCACGAGCAGTTCCACTGCGCCATCGGACGCGTTCGGCACAAACCTCAATTGATCCGATCTTTCTTCGCTCAGGCCGGATTGGCGATCGAAAAAGTTTGA